CAATGCCAATCGCCGCAAGTAAGGCAAGAAGTGGTTCTAGAGGAACCCTTAAGCGGGGCACTACTGCAAGTCCCAGAAATGCAAGCATGTATACGCCTGTTGTAAGCGATAAAAGCATTGACGCATCCTTTAATCCCTTCAAGATATATGCTTTTAAAACGAATCCAAGCTTTGCAAAATGAAACAAACCGTACAAAACGAACACCACAAATGCAGCAATACCGTAATAACCTAATCTGTTCTTCCATAGGAGGCTGAATACATCGCCGAAATGTCCCTTTGAGAAAAGCGAGATGAGTTCTAGCATAATGCTTCCTGAAGGCGGCTCTCTCTGACCGGCGAAAAAAACGCCTGCTTCGTGCATCATCAGAGGAGAAAAAAGCGTTCCTAATCCTCCGAGCAATGCCATTCCTGTATAGGGCAAAGGATGTTTCAGAATATAGCGCCTCGCCCCGGTGCCTGTAAGTCTGAAATACTCCGCATCGTTTCTGCATGTTTTCCCGCCGAGCGCGCTTTCAACAAGCTCCTTTGAGGCCAAATCTAGGGGTTTGTTTTCAAGAGAAGCTTTCAAAGGAACCGCATGGTAGCGCATTAAGTTCATATCCGACACCGCAGAATAGAAGTACTCATCGAATACAATCTTGTTTCTAATAATCCATGGTGTAATACATGCCAGCTGCACTGCGATTACTATTGCCCATCCGGCGATCTTGCGCCAGCTTAGTTTTGACAGTATGATGAAAA
This genomic window from bacterium contains:
- a CDS encoding glycosyltransferase family 39 protein, with amino-acid sequence MTKFSAKSKLVLLFLIIGFISRIAFSIPVFFDPSRAFACTDARTYHSIAHNLLAGKGFSANNALPYTPETTVTPGYPIFLAGIYAVFDNSTIAVVLFQIVINVILILIVFLFVKKRFGDTAALISGAILTLDFNTALFTTQLTTETLFTFLFISSILFLVEFVEQGRLRYALFSGILIGLATLVRPITLFLGVPLLLFIILSKLSWRKIAGWAIVIAVQLACITPWIIRNKIVFDEYFYSAVSDMNLMRYHAVPLKASLENKPLDLASKELVESALGGKTCRNDAEYFRLTGTGARRYILKHPLPYTGMALLGGLGTLFSPLMMHEAGVFFAGQREPPSGSIMLELISLFSKGHFGDVFSLLWKNRLGYYGIAAFVVFVLYGLFHFAKLGFVLKAYILKGLKDASMLLSLTTGVYMLAFLGLAVVPRLRVPLEPLLALLAAIGIVSKKREKNKEAKHERKNK